A single genomic interval of Camelina sativa cultivar DH55 chromosome 11, Cs, whole genome shotgun sequence harbors:
- the LOC104726558 gene encoding histone H4 produces MSGRGKGGKGLGKGGAKRHRKVLRDNIQGITKPAIRRLARRGGVKRISGLIYEETRGVLKIFLENVIRDAVTYTEHARRKTVTAMDVVYALKRQGRTLYGFGG; encoded by the coding sequence ATGTCGGGTCGTGGAAAGGGAGGAAAAGGATTGGGGAAAGGAGGAGCGAAGCGTCACAGGAAGGTTCTCAGAGACAACATCCAAGGAATCACCAAGCCTGCGATCCGGAGGTTGGCTCGTAGAGGTGGTGTCAAGCGTATCAGTGGTCTCATCTACGAAGAGACTCGTGGTGTCCTCAAGATCTTTTTGGAGAACGTGATCCGTGACGCTGTTACCTACACCGAGCACGCTAGGAGGAAGACTGTCACCGCCATGGATGTCGTCTACGCTCTCAAGAGGCAAGGAAGGACTCTCTACGGATTCGGCGGTTAA